A region of Macadamia integrifolia cultivar HAES 741 unplaced genomic scaffold, SCU_Mint_v3 scaffold1081, whole genome shotgun sequence DNA encodes the following proteins:
- the LOC122062662 gene encoding protein FAR1-RELATED SEQUENCE 5-like, producing MTITSRRFVCSKAGSWQPDKRDNNITNPRAETRTSCKAQMAICLGGDGKYMCREFVGEHNHDLHTDSIVHIMHSQRHMSDIHMYEIDLADDSGIRPRFTVELMGRQVGGIENLSCTTQDVRNYLRTKRMGALSYGEAGSLLKYFVTQTRNNPSFTYSVQLDSEEQITNTFWADPKMIIDYAHFGDVVSFDTTFRTNRQCRPLGVFARFNHHRGCTVFGATLLYDEIVVSFKWLFEVFADAHGGKKPITIFTDQDAAMTIALTNMWPQTWHGLCTWHLMQNGIKHLGNIMKDGSGFLKDIKKCIYQYNGEEQFEAAWSKLLSENVVTDNAWLRRMYTLRNKWAKCYMKNTFTLGIRSTQLSESLNSDLKECLKSTLDVVQFFKHFERVLNQKRGNELKDEFEARNKLPRLANSMSIVQKQAGELYTPTIYALFQEEYNWMDVCCIRDRTDRFPFIDFRVGIVDVEGEYQVCCNPLAGIIGCACRKFEIDGLLCCHCLKVLDVLDIKRILDSYILKRWTWGARTMVVNDNRGKEIEEDVNLDCTQRYRRICHEFVQLASEASNTVEGYELMKDAANELRLKVGNIRINPADCPDMPILPDFSTDESISHMSSQASAVHQSQASAVHQSLDEDCI from the exons atgactatTACGTCAAGGCGGTTTGTCTGTTCGAAAGCTGGGTCTTGGCAACCAGACAAGCGAGACAACAATATTACTAACCCCCGAGCTGAGACAAGAACAAGTTGCAAAGCACAGATGGCCATATGTTTGGGTGGGGATGGAAAATATATGTGTCGTGAATTTGTGGGGGAACATAATCATGATCTTCATACTGATTCAATAGTTCATATAATGCATTCACAGAGGCATATGTCAGACATACATAtgtatgaaattgatttggctGATGACTCGGGCATTAGACCTAGATTCACAGTTGAGTTGATGGGTAGGCAGGTTGGTGGGATCGAGAACTTGAGCTGTACGACCCAAGATGTTAGGAACTATCTACGTACTAAAAGAATGGGTGCCTTATCATATGGTGAAGCAGGTAGTTTGTTGAAGTACTTTGTTACTCAAACTAGGAACAATCCATCTTTCACATACTCAGTTCAGTTGGATAGTGAAGAACAAATAACTAATACATTTTGGGCTGATCCAAAGATGATCATTGATTACGCACATTTTGGAGATGTAGTCAGTTTCGACACTACATTTCGCACCAATAGACAGTGTAGGCCGCTTGGGGTGTTTGCTAGATTTAATCATCATAGAGGATGCACTGTATTCGGGGCCACACTTTTATATGATGAGATAGTGGTATCTTTCAAGTGGTTGTTTGAGGTATTTGCTGATGCACATGGTGGAAAGAAGCCTATAACTATCTTTACAGACCAAGATGCTGCTATGACTATAGCATTAACAAACATGTGGCCTCAGACGTGGCATGGGTTGTGTACATGGCACTTAATGCAGAATGGCATTAAGCATTTGGGTAATATAATGAAAGATGGCTCCGGGTTTCTTAAAGATATAAAGAAATGCATATACCAATACAATGGGGAAGAACAATTCGAAGCAGCATGGTCTAAATTGCTTAGTGAAAATGTTGTTACAGATAATGCATGGTTGAGGCGCATGTATACACTTAGAAATAAATGGGCGAAGTGCTACATGAAAAACACATTCACATTAGGTATTCGAAGTACACAACTCAGTGAGAGTTTGAATAGTGATTTGAAGGAGTGTTTGAAGTCAACTTTGGATGTTGTGCAATTTTTTAAGCACTTCGAGAGAGTTCTTAACCAAAAGCGTGGCAATGAATTAAAAGATGAATTTGAAGCAAGAAACAAGTTACCACGACTTGCAAATTCAATGTCAATTGTCCAAAAACAAGCTGGGgaactttacactcctacaATTTATGCGTTATTTCAAGAGGAATATAATTGGATGGATGTTTGTTGCATCAGAGACCGAACTGATAGATTTCCCTTCATTGATTTTCGGGTTGGGATTGTTGATGTAGAAGGTGAATATCAAGTATGTTGTAACCCGCTTGCTGGAATTATAGGTTGCGCTTGCAGAAAATTCGAAATAGATGGTCTTCTTTGTTGCCATTGTTTGAAAGTTTTAGATGTGCTCGACATAAAGCGTATTCTTGATTCTTACATTTTGAAGAGATGGACATGGGGAGCAAGAACTATGGTAGTTAATGACAATAGGgggaaagaaattgaagaggatGTCAACCTGGATTGTACACAGCGGTATAGGCGTATTTGTCATGAATTTGTTCAACTAGCATCGGAAGCTTCTAACACAGTTGAGGGTTACGAATTGATGAAAGATGCTGCTAATGAATTAAGGTTGAAGGTTGGTAATATTAGAATCAACCCAGCCGATTGCCCTGATATGCCAATATTGCCTGATTTCTCAACTGAC GAGTCTATTTCCCATATGTCATCTCAAGCATCTGCAGTTCATCAATCACAAGCATCTGCAGTTCATCAATCACTAGATGAAGATTGTATTTAG
- the LOC122062660 gene encoding lysM domain-containing GPI-anchored protein 1-like isoform X1, translating into MILNKMKIQLEVILFLLVVLLIIFPSIISGKSVIEPCNSSDSCNALLSYLLPWDSKLSEISSRFQVNVTDILASNSLNPTISFPENQIFPANSLLKVPISCPCVDGIRRSVSTNYTVGAIDTVDSISAGYGGLVSADQIKIVNGIDDKHQLMSGMSIVIPLPCMCFNNSINGITTVFMSYVVQRGESLSSIGATYSATVTELEAVNGLLEPVVHPGDVLAVPNPACSSANLDWYNESLIVPNGSYALTANNCIMCRCGVNDKDLRCSPSSIGTSCFHLQCKGTDLFIGDIRMEQTRGGCNVTKCIYRGHLGQKIFSSLANSSQIQCSGNHSVLILPPCPPPTLHSSEIPLTNAPVSSSPSPASAYNLSDPSSRKSDNISSDSRSFRDTSYLFPPRLALLVCFVYLLSK; encoded by the exons ATGATACtcaacaaaatgaaaattcagCTAGAGgttattctatttcttcttgTTGTTCTTCTCATCATCTTCCCTAGTATAATATCAGGGAAGTCAGTAATTGAACCTTGTAATTCCTCAGACTCTTGTAATGCTCTTCTCTCTTATCTCCTTCCTTGGGACTCCAAGCTTTCTGAGATCTCCTCAAGGTTCCAAGTGAATGTAACTGACATTCTAGCCTCCAATTCATTAAACCCAACAATTTCTTTCCCAGAAAACCAAATTTTTCCTGCAAATTCTCTTCTTAAAGTACCCATTTCGTGCCCATGTGTGGATGGCATCCGAAGGTCTGTTTCGACAAATTACACTGTTGGAGCAATTGATACGGTTGATTCTATATCAGCTGGGTATGGTGGGCTGGTTAGTGCAGATCAGATCAAGATTGTTAATGGGATTGATGATAAACATCAGCTAATGAGTGGCATGAGCATTGTAATTCCATTGCCATGTATGTGCTTCAACAACAGCATTAATGGCATTACGACTGTGTTCATGTCCTATGTGGTGCAGAGAGGGGAGAGCTTGAGCAGCATTGGAGCTACATATAGTGCAACTGTGACAGAATTGGAAGCTGTTAATGGTCTTTTAGAACCAGTAGTTCATCCCGGCGATGTACTAGCAGTTCCAAACCCAG CATGTTCATCTGCTAATCTGGATTGGTATAATGAGAGTTTGATTGTGCCAAATGGTTCTTATGCTCTGACTGCCAACAATTGCATCATGTGTAGATGTGGAGTGAATGATAAAGA TCTCCGGTGTTCTCCATCTAGTATCGGAACCTCTTGCTTCCATCTACAATGCAAAGGGACCGATCTCTTCATTGGTGACATACGTATGGAGCAAACGCGAGGGGGTTGCAATGTAACAAAATGCATATATCGTGGCCATTTAGGCCAGAAAATTTTTAGTAG TTTAGCTAACTCTTCTCAGATTCAATGCTCAG GTAACCACAGTGTTCTTATACTGCCGCCATGTCCACCTCCAACATTGCATAGTTCAGAGATCCCATTAACCAATGCACCTGTATCGTCTTCTCCATCACCAGCTTCGGCTTATAATTTATCTGATCCATCAAGTAGAAAAAGTGACAACATTTCTAGTGATAGTAGATCATTTAGAGATACCTCATATTTATTTCCTCCTAGACTTGCccttttggtttgttttgtttatttactTTCCAAGTAG
- the LOC122062660 gene encoding lysM domain-containing GPI-anchored protein 1-like isoform X2: MILNKMKIQLEVILFLLVVLLIIFPSIISGKSVIEPCNSSDSCNALLSYLLPWDSKLSEISSRFQVNVTDILASNSLNPTISFPENQIFPANSLLKVPISCPCVDGIRRSVSTNYTVGAIDTVDSISAGYGGLVSADQIKIVNGIDDKHQLMSGMSIVIPLPCMCFNNSINGITTVFMSYVVQRGESLSSIGATYSATVTELEAVNGLLEPVVHPGDVLAVPNPACSSANLDWYNESLIVPNGSYALTANNCIMCRCGVNDKDLANSSQIQCSGNHSVLILPPCPPPTLHSSEIPLTNAPVSSSPSPASAYNLSDPSSRKSDNISSDSRSFRDTSYLFPPRLALLVCFVYLLSK; encoded by the exons ATGATACtcaacaaaatgaaaattcagCTAGAGgttattctatttcttcttgTTGTTCTTCTCATCATCTTCCCTAGTATAATATCAGGGAAGTCAGTAATTGAACCTTGTAATTCCTCAGACTCTTGTAATGCTCTTCTCTCTTATCTCCTTCCTTGGGACTCCAAGCTTTCTGAGATCTCCTCAAGGTTCCAAGTGAATGTAACTGACATTCTAGCCTCCAATTCATTAAACCCAACAATTTCTTTCCCAGAAAACCAAATTTTTCCTGCAAATTCTCTTCTTAAAGTACCCATTTCGTGCCCATGTGTGGATGGCATCCGAAGGTCTGTTTCGACAAATTACACTGTTGGAGCAATTGATACGGTTGATTCTATATCAGCTGGGTATGGTGGGCTGGTTAGTGCAGATCAGATCAAGATTGTTAATGGGATTGATGATAAACATCAGCTAATGAGTGGCATGAGCATTGTAATTCCATTGCCATGTATGTGCTTCAACAACAGCATTAATGGCATTACGACTGTGTTCATGTCCTATGTGGTGCAGAGAGGGGAGAGCTTGAGCAGCATTGGAGCTACATATAGTGCAACTGTGACAGAATTGGAAGCTGTTAATGGTCTTTTAGAACCAGTAGTTCATCCCGGCGATGTACTAGCAGTTCCAAACCCAG CATGTTCATCTGCTAATCTGGATTGGTATAATGAGAGTTTGATTGTGCCAAATGGTTCTTATGCTCTGACTGCCAACAATTGCATCATGTGTAGATGTGGAGTGAATGATAAAGA TTTAGCTAACTCTTCTCAGATTCAATGCTCAG GTAACCACAGTGTTCTTATACTGCCGCCATGTCCACCTCCAACATTGCATAGTTCAGAGATCCCATTAACCAATGCACCTGTATCGTCTTCTCCATCACCAGCTTCGGCTTATAATTTATCTGATCCATCAAGTAGAAAAAGTGACAACATTTCTAGTGATAGTAGATCATTTAGAGATACCTCATATTTATTTCCTCCTAGACTTGCccttttggtttgttttgtttatttactTTCCAAGTAG